A section of the Gemmatimonadales bacterium genome encodes:
- the accD gene encoding acetyl-CoA carboxylase, carboxyltransferase subunit beta produces the protein MAWFKKERKPRTSQRERLEIPPDAWEKCDACGHIDIREKFEKAHNVCPECGRHRRINAEEYVELLTDPGTWRELYGGLRSADPLKFESYDDRLSAARKKGGEADAIYTGTARLDGLPINLGVMNFSFMGGSMGSVVGEKITRLTRRSQEKKLPLVIVSASGGARMQEGVLSLMQMAKTSAAIAQLHRDGIPHISILTDPTTGGVSASFAMQGDVVLAEPGALIGFAGQRVIKQTIGQDLPEGFQTAEFLLEHGQIDDVVPRASLRDTTARLLRHMQGQRPHIEHAELS, from the coding sequence ATGGCATGGTTTAAGAAGGAACGGAAGCCCCGGACGTCCCAGCGCGAGCGGCTCGAGATTCCGCCGGACGCGTGGGAAAAGTGCGACGCCTGCGGCCACATCGACATCCGCGAGAAGTTCGAGAAGGCGCACAACGTGTGTCCGGAGTGCGGCCGACACCGGCGGATCAACGCCGAAGAGTACGTCGAGCTGCTCACCGATCCGGGCACCTGGCGCGAGCTGTACGGCGGTCTCCGTTCGGCCGATCCCCTGAAATTCGAGAGTTACGACGACCGGCTGTCGGCCGCCCGCAAGAAGGGCGGGGAGGCGGACGCCATCTACACCGGCACGGCCCGCCTGGATGGCCTGCCCATCAATCTCGGGGTCATGAATTTCAGCTTCATGGGCGGATCGATGGGGTCGGTGGTCGGGGAGAAGATTACCCGACTTACCCGGCGGTCCCAGGAAAAGAAGCTCCCACTGGTGATCGTCTCCGCCTCCGGCGGCGCCCGAATGCAGGAAGGCGTGCTCTCCCTGATGCAGATGGCCAAGACCTCCGCCGCCATCGCCCAGCTCCACCGCGACGGCATCCCCCACATCTCGATCCTCACCGATCCGACCACCGGCGGCGTCTCCGCCTCCTTCGCCATGCAGGGCGACGTGGTGCTGGCGGAGCCGGGCGCGCTGATCGGGTTTGCCGGGCAGCGGGTCATCAAGCAGACGATCGGCCAGGACCTGCCCGAGGGGTTCCAGACCGCGGAGTTCCTGCTGGAGCATGGGCAGATCGACGACGTCGTCCCCCGCGCCTCCCTCAGAGACACCACGGCGCGCCTGCTGCGGCACATGCAAGGACAGCGGCCCCACATCGAGCATGCCGAGTTGAGCTGA
- the rodA gene encoding rod shape-determining protein RodA, whose product MRLAEVDRRLLGVSLALMAYGLLTLYSAGQTDVPTHAAGVWYHQFLWFGIGIVAGSVVFHLSPRLLEWLAPALYLFSLLLLVVVLAVGTGAGTALSSHSWLSIGGHQIGQPSEFAKVATVLMLARYLSSRKEPPRSLRDLLGPGIIVGIPFLLVLKQPDLGSAIVFIGIAFAMLFWSGVRPRLLFMIASPGLSLLLAFNNWAWGAWVVCFTTLLVLWRPYIYDALMAWFANVAMGAIALPLWQRLAPYQQNRLLTFLNPEADPRAAGYHAIQSRVAIGSGGWFGTGYTQGPQKRLAFLPEQHTDFVFPVVGEELGFVGVMLALGLFLALFLTLLRIARRATDPFSSLVTFGILGLLFTHVFENVGMTVNLMPITGIPLPFFSYGGSFFIICALCLGLAFRVAWDSRQSGYPDI is encoded by the coding sequence ATGAGGCTGGCGGAAGTCGATCGGCGGCTGCTTGGGGTCAGCCTGGCGCTCATGGCGTATGGCCTCCTCACCCTCTACTCGGCCGGGCAGACCGACGTGCCCACCCATGCCGCAGGGGTGTGGTATCACCAGTTCCTCTGGTTCGGCATCGGTATTGTCGCTGGGTCGGTCGTCTTCCACCTGTCCCCGCGCCTGCTGGAATGGCTGGCGCCCGCGCTCTACCTCTTCAGCCTGCTGCTGTTGGTGGTCGTGCTGGCGGTCGGCACCGGCGCCGGCACTGCCTTGAGCAGCCACAGCTGGCTCTCCATCGGCGGTCATCAGATTGGCCAGCCGTCGGAGTTCGCCAAAGTGGCCACGGTGCTGATGCTGGCGCGGTACCTGTCGAGCCGGAAGGAGCCGCCCCGGTCCCTGCGCGACCTGCTGGGACCCGGCATTATCGTTGGCATCCCCTTCCTGCTGGTGCTCAAGCAGCCGGACCTGGGCAGCGCCATCGTGTTCATCGGGATCGCCTTCGCGATGCTGTTCTGGTCAGGCGTGCGGCCTCGGCTCCTATTCATGATCGCATCGCCCGGCCTGAGCCTGCTGCTGGCGTTCAACAACTGGGCCTGGGGCGCATGGGTCGTGTGCTTCACCACCCTGCTGGTGCTCTGGCGTCCGTACATCTATGACGCGCTGATGGCCTGGTTCGCCAATGTGGCCATGGGGGCCATCGCGCTGCCGCTCTGGCAGCGGCTGGCGCCCTACCAGCAGAACCGGCTGCTGACCTTTCTCAACCCGGAGGCCGATCCCCGTGCCGCCGGATATCACGCCATCCAATCGCGGGTCGCCATCGGATCGGGCGGCTGGTTCGGGACCGGGTACACCCAGGGGCCACAGAAGCGGCTGGCGTTCCTGCCGGAGCAGCACACCGACTTCGTGTTTCCCGTGGTGGGGGAGGAGCTGGGATTCGTCGGGGTCATGCTCGCGCTGGGACTCTTCCTGGCGCTCTTTCTGACACTGCTGCGGATCGCCCGCCGGGCCACCGATCCGTTCAGCAGCCTGGTGACGTTCGGTATCCTCGGCCTCTTGTTCACCCACGTCTTCGAGAACGTCGGCATGACGGTGAACCTCATGCCGATCACCGGCATTCCGCTGCCGTTCTTCTCTTACGGCGGCTCCTTCTTCATCATCTGCGCACTCTGTCTCGGACTCGCTTTCCGGGTGGCCTGGGACTCGAGGCAGTCAGGCTATCCTGATATCTAG